TCCATCTTCGCCATCACCCGCGCCGGCGCCATCGCCGTGCCCATGAACTACATGCTCAAGGGCAGGGAGATGCGCTACATCATGGAGAACTGCGGCGCCGAGCGCATCATCGTCGACCGGGAGGTCTTCCAGGGCAACATCGGGAGCAAGGACGAGATCCCCAGCATCAAGCAGTGGATCATGGCCGGCCCGCGTGAAGAGACCATGGACGGCTTCGATTCCCTGGACGAGGCCATGAGCGCGGCGGGGGACTGGGAAGGGGTCAGGCTCGACCCGGACCAGGAGGTGGCCATCTTCTATACCTCGGGGACCACCGGCTTTCCCAAGGGCGCGGTTATGACCTCGCGCTGCCTGCTCACCGCGCAGAAGATAGGCGCCGCCGTCATCCCGGTGGGTCCCAGCTTCACCGGGCTCTTCTGCCTGCCGGCGGCCCACGTCATGGGCTTCGGCTGCTACATCATCGGCGCCTGCGTGGGGCTGAAGGCCTACTACATGCGCCACTTCGAGCCCCGCGCCGTCCTCGAGGCCATGCAGAGGGAGAAGGTCGGGCTCTTCGTGGGTGTGCCCGCCATGTACGCCATGATGCTCGCCGAGGGGATAGACAAATACGACCTCTCGACCCTGAAGATGTTCGGCAGCGCCGCCGACGCCATGCCCGAGGAGTACGCGGAGGCCTTCCGCGCCAAGGGAAAACTGTTCAAGCTGGGGCCCTACCAGCCCAAGGCCTTCTTCACCGAGGTCTACGGTATGGTGGAGCTGGCGGGCATCGCCACTTTGAAGATCGCCATCATGGGGCTGAAATATCCCCGCGGGTGCGTGGGGTGGCCGCTGCCGCCCGTGCGCGTGCGCATCATCGACGAGGACGGCAGGAAGGTCCCCGCTGGCGAGGTGGGCGAGGTGGCGGTGGCCGGGCCCGGCATCACCAAGGGCTACTGGGGCAATCCCGAGGCCACTTCCGAGCTCATCGTGGACGGCTGGCTGCGCACCGGGGACATGGGGCGCAAGGACAAGTGGGGCCGCCTCTTCTTCGTGGACCGCGTGAAGGACGTCATCAAGTGCGGCGGCTACTCGGTCTTCTCGGTGGAGGTTGAGCAGGAGGTGCTCAACCACCCCGACGTCGCGGACGCCGCGGTGGTGGGCATACCGCACCCCCTGAAG
This genomic interval from Actinomycetota bacterium contains the following:
- a CDS encoding AMP-binding protein, translated to MALLPDKFKLVLQRDLTLGNFHDRMAELRGDQAFSTLHEPLRYQEFPVKHMSYRDAARFVEKVSSALRDLGVRPGERVGISTGNNGDLPLSIFAITRAGAIAVPMNYMLKGREMRYIMENCGAERIIVDREVFQGNIGSKDEIPSIKQWIMAGPREETMDGFDSLDEAMSAAGDWEGVRLDPDQEVAIFYTSGTTGFPKGAVMTSRCLLTAQKIGAAVIPVGPSFTGLFCLPAAHVMGFGCYIIGACVGLKAYYMRHFEPRAVLEAMQREKVGLFVGVPAMYAMMLAEGIDKYDLSTLKMFGSAADAMPEEYAEAFRAKGKLFKLGPYQPKAFFTEVYGMVELAGIATLKIAIMGLKYPRGCVGWPLPPVRVRIIDEDGRKVPAGEVGEVAVAGPGITKGYWGNPEATSELIVDGWLRTGDMGRKDKWGRLFFVDRVKDVIKCGGYSVFSVEVEQEVLNHPDVADAAVVGIPHPLKKQVPLAVVTLRPGAQAGEDDILAWCKENIALYKSPRAVRIIRPEEMPYGMTLKVRKLELRDRFADLFTGEA